In Anopheles gambiae chromosome 2, idAnoGambNW_F1_1, whole genome shotgun sequence, a single window of DNA contains:
- the LOC133390987 gene encoding uncharacterized protein LOC133390987 produces MTKKNTNQSNHRPPSKYHASCTGSWRRAARKTFNNIMKNSQNAGRSLPIPTNRELTVSLIGSIIRFAIDVPQVLGRRENLAPDKLFFLLLPIVRNLGKLIDRIRHSSSVAGRNASDGSGRFEMSGGPELPHTTLTRPAAMHPNNGAAPVSTIPATAPTNAMLWQHCPPNPQRQRQQQQQLQQHDHHHCTSTSMLMSDEDDEESSSVAFEMHRDSILPGPCRQVLRQKDGNYAIRETTDTRGADGTFQRITKTISGPDVMILTNITSQLAELPTLMPKATAVDAGARTEK; encoded by the exons ATGA caaaaaaaaacaccaatcaAAGCAACCACCGTCCCCCGTCAAAATACCACGCGTCCTGCACCGGCTCCTGGCGTCGCGCTGCGCGAAAAACTTTCAACAACATCATGAAAAATTCGCAGAACGCCGGTCGCTCCCTTCCGATTCCAACAAACCGCGAGCTAACCGTCAGCCTCATCGGCTCGATAATCCGCTTTGCGATCGATGTGCCACAGGTCCTTGGGCGACGTGAGAATCTAGCGCCCGATAAGCTGTTCTTCCTGCTGCTTCCGATCGTCCGGAACCTCGGCAAGCTAATCGACCGCATCCGACACAGCTCATCTGTCGCGGGCAGAAATGCATCAGACGGTTCCGGTCGCTTTGAAATGTCCGGAGGCCCCGAACTGCCACACACAACGTTAACACGTCCGGCAGCCATGCACCCCAACAATGGTGCTGCACCGGTCTCAACAATACCAGCCACCGCGCCTACCAACGCAATGCTGTGGCAGCATTGCCCACCAAACCCTCAAAGGCAacgtcagcagcaacagcagctgcaACAGCACGACCACCATCATTGCACCAGCACGTCAATGCTAATGAGCGACGAAGATGACGAAGAATCCTCCTCCGTTGCCTTTGAGATGCATCGTGATTCCATCCTGCCCGGCCCTTGCCGGCAGGTCCTGCGCCAGAAGGATGGTAATTACGCGATTCGCGAAACCACCGATACGCGCGGCGCCGATGGCACGTTTCAGCGTATTACCAAAACCATCAGCGGTCCGGACGTGATGATACTGACGAACATTACGAGCCAGCTGGCGGAGCTGCCGACGCTAATGCCAAAGGCGACCGCGGTCGACGCTGGGGCACGGACTGAAAAATAG